In Zingiber officinale cultivar Zhangliang chromosome 3B, Zo_v1.1, whole genome shotgun sequence, a single window of DNA contains:
- the LOC121968373 gene encoding protein NETWORKED 4B-like, which translates to MKRMLSRNSQPLWWDRYISPKNSKWLAQNLEKMDRCVKKMLKLTEEDGDSFAKKAEMYYEKRPQLISNVEEFHRMYRALAERYSQVTSELRKSIESDLKSQRSWNGSDCLTDPSSPSSMHISELTPELKLSPERKVLQPQLIPRAAGFDFFLPSRCSHGLSRKNSYGSFTYTESDSEPELEEINEESEDDFSFSRQRRIHDLKYKLQKAREKRKIQEHNSQHHDSSLKIASLEKDLSAADEKLHSAETDIWNLKNKLGIANASLDIKITELNLEKEKVFNLEENIMELQEEIFGLSHETVILKGATKSAARQLNSELLYHESFVEELKSKLNFTEVKFIHEKSSLEASIADLEGVNKGLKTEVEKASHEKLLLKLCISELEHMIHELKDSNTDSVDRTLQEKSAPEYDLSSLSLSNSLLGARLAALYNEMRQLVADKICECNEKQKLIATLNGNLDALNLKVAILTTEKQELASKIHSLLNDQLLQMKQQLHQLHLERAKLFMEIQTSNQTISDLQSRVKELEEEVARQKLTILDGEERKREAIRQLCISLEHYCDRYHQLRHLLLGDHLG; encoded by the exons ATGAAGCGGATGCTATCCCGAAATTCTCAACCATTGTGGTGGGACAGATATATTAGCCCAAAAAACTCCAAATGGCTTGCGCAAAATCTTGAAA AGATGGACCGGTGTGTCAAGAAGATGCTGAAATTGACTGAAGAGGATGGTGATTCATTTGCAAAGAAAGCTGAAATGTACTACGAGAAGCGCCCCCAGCTGATATCCAATGTCGAGGAGTTCCACCGCATGTATCGTGCTCTGGCTGAGCGTTATAGCCAAGTAACCAGTGAGCTCCGCAAGAGCATTGAATCAGATCTAAAATCTCAACGTTCATGGAATGGATCTGATTGTCTTACAGATCCATCTTCTCCTTCATCTATGCACATTTCAGAGCTAACTCCTGAGTTAAAGCTTTCTCCCGAGCGAAAGGTGCTACAGCCCCAGCTCATTCCAAGGGCTGCTGGGTTTGATTTCTTCCTTCCATCTAGATGCAGTCATGGTCTTTCTAGGAAGAACAGTTATGGTTCCTTTACATACACAGAATCTGATTCTGAGCCAGAGCTTGAAGAGATCAATGAAGAAAGTGAAGATGACTTTTCCTTTAGCCGGCAACGGAGGATTCACGATCTAAAATATAAGCTTCAGAAGGCAAGGGAGAAGCGTAAAATCCAAGAACACAACAGCCAGCATCATGACTCCAGCCTTAAAATTGCATCCTTGGAGAAAGATCTATCTGCTGCAGATGAGAAACTTCACTCTGCAGAAACTGATATCTGGAATCTCAAAAATAAGCTTGGGATCGCTAATGCTTCTTTAGACATTAAGATCACAGAATTAAATTTGGAAAAGGAGAAGGTTTTCAACTTGGAGGAAAATATTATGGAGCTGCAAGAAGAAATCTTTGGCCTTTCGCATGAAACTGTGATTCTAAAGGGTGCAACAAAGTCTGCTGCTAGGCAACTCAACTCTGAGCTATTGTATCATGAATCCTTTGTTGAAGAACTCAAAAGTAAACTAAATTTTACTGAAGTAAAGTTTATCCATGAGAAGTCCAGCCTTGAAGCTTCAATTGCAGACTTGGAAGGTGTTAACAAGGGATTAAAAACAGAAGTAGAAAAGGCATCACACGAAAAATTGTTACTCAAACTCTGCATTTCTGAGCTGGAGCATATGATTCACGAGCTGAAAGACTCAAACACTGATTCCGTTGACAGAACTTTGCAGGAGAAGTCAGCACCTGAGTATGATCTTTCTTCCCTCTCCCTGTCCAATTCACTCCTTGGAGCTAGGCTTGCCGCGTTATATAACGAAATGAGGCAGCTTGTAGCTGACAAAATTTGTGAATGCAATGAGAAACAAAAGTTAATTGCTACATTAAATGGAAATCTAGATGCTCTAAACCTGAAAGTCGCCATTCTGACAACCGAGAAACAAGAGCTCGCTTCCAAGATACATTCCCTTCTCAATGACCAGCTACTGCAGATGAAGCAGCAACTGCATCAGTTGCACTTGGAACGTGCAAAGCTGTTCATGGAGATCCAAACAAGCAATCAAACTATTTCAGATTTGCAATCAAGAGtaaaagagcttgaggaagaggtaGCGAGGCAGAAGCTCACAATTTTAGATGGTGAGGAGCGAAAAAGGGAGGCAATAAGGCAGCTTTGCATCTCACTAGAGCATTACTGCGACAGGTATCATCAACTCAGGCATTTGTTGCTAGGTGATCATCTTGGTTAA